Proteins encoded together in one Schistocerca americana isolate TAMUIC-IGC-003095 chromosome 8, iqSchAmer2.1, whole genome shotgun sequence window:
- the LOC124545540 gene encoding nematocyst expressed protein 3-like yields MDPNNSCLTAIEDVVTTDRTLSVATSATPPAHSDTASTVGASCAPSGYRPISAVELYVIMNRIAKPETPAEKEAAERAYAHFVRHDLAAARAQQPQTESSFPLSELPRSAIEEVIVPPGALLGVATQDVAALAEAAPNGVASPVLATQEASALLIAPTDNSSEEAASAPVLAAQRLTDSDHPNPTRHPTTPVLLEIPEANLGTLLSAEMPMDVQQASRKRPATSDSEEQTAVTAPEGRQTKKKAAAADAPTAPPADEEDGFTVPNRRHTAKPKRLEKVLAPPPATSNRFAEATEVVMEAEPAAPAPHSGLGPAATPSTNYPLAGPVAGITLPPTTPGPTR; encoded by the exons ATGGACCCAAATAATAGCTGCCTAACCGCCATAGAGGATGTTGTCACGACAGACCGCACTCTGTCGGTGGCAACATCCGCCACACCACCCGCCCACAGCGATACCGCGTCCACGGTCGGCGCTTCTTGCGCCCCCTcaggctaccgccccatctctgccGTTGAGCTGTATGTGATTATGAATCGCATAGCAAAGCCAGAAACACCCGCAGAAAAAGAGGCCGCGGAAAGGGCGTacgcacatttcgtgcgccacgacTTAGCCGCCGCCCGGGCACAACAGCCGCAAACAGAGTCTTCCTTTCCGCTGAGTGAACTGCCGCGCTCGGCCATAGAAGAGGTGATTGTTCCGCCGGGAGCCCTGCTGGGTGTAGCAACTCAAGATGTTGCTGCTCTGGCGGAGGCGGCCCCGAATGGTGTTGCGTCACCAGTCTTGGCTACTCAAGAAGCCAGTGCGCTGCTGATCGCCCCAACGGACAATTCCAGTGAAGAAGCCGCTAGCGCGCCAGTCCTCGCCGCGCAGAGACTGACTGACAGCGACCACCCCAACCCAACACGGCACCCAACAACGCCAGTTCTACTAGAAATTCCTGAAGCCAACCTGGGGACACTTCTATCGGCAGAAATGCCGATGGATGTGCAACAGGCATCACGGAAACGACCAGCCACCTCTGACTCTGAGGAACAAACCGCAGTAACCGCGCCTGAAGGGCGCCAAACAAAAAAGAAGGCTGCTGCTGCAGACGCCCCCACAGCGCCCCCTGCAGATGAGGAAGACGGTTTTACCGTACCAAACCGGCGGCACACTGCCAAGCCCAAAAGGCTGGAGAAGGTGCTCGCCCCACCGCCAGCCACATCAAATCGGTTCGCAGAGGCAACCGAAGTTGTCATGGAAGCGGAACCCGCCGCCCCAGCAC CTCATTCGGGGCTTGGGCCAGCAGCAACACCATCGACCAACTACCCGTTGGCCGGACCTGTTGCGGGAATAACCCTTCCCCCAACAACACCAGGACCCACGAGATAA
- the LOC124545541 gene encoding extensin-like — MCSREKDVPAPASDAKGVADRRSAAFALSTAPSGPPPMTTTATAMDLTDTATETLKTALSAPLPDSDDECTAAPRPRGRSGKQKRRAPAATAAARSSPIEKRAKQDFAPDADGFVPARRTARRMLSSTTPPTVVANSFDALEDAPDPPPSNPAPKTDSHLPPVVLQFRPPYGELQKLLRSWTTAVYTVKPAGRDLYRVTLRTADDYRRVTQEASERGSACPRPPSEKPTCALCGGAHVASYRGCEVWKRAIARQRGQTPAPHQKKLATRRPGVSFAAATSGTPSAAPATSVPAPAASEAVPTPEAPAPPPPPPVAVPGTASPGPSAGPRPTNRRRGGHRPVGTQRSAPSVEQPQVDSHSEAATPPLSCAGAAPAVSTADLANLVAQLTALVTSATKLIEVLSQQLTAAVPMASPAPTAANTQQPHHGQR; from the exons atgtgcagccgcgagaaggacgtacctgcgcctgctagcgacgcgaagggtgtggcagatcgccgttcggccgcgtttgcgctgtcgacggccccatctggccccccacctatgacgaccaCTGCTACGGCTATGGATTTGACGGACACTGCTACGGAAACGTTGAAGACTGCGCTGTCTGCTCCGCTGCCAGATTCTGACGATGAGTGCACTGCCGCCCCTCGGCCACGCGGACGCAgcgggaaacagaagaggagggcaCCAGCTGCGACGGCTGCTGCTCGCAGCTCGCCGATTGAGAAGAGGGCCAAGCAAGACTTCGCCCCTGACGCTGACGGTTTCGTCCCGGCCCGGCGCACTGCAAGACGCATGCTGTCATCGACGACGCCACCAACTGTCGTCGCCAACTCCTTCGATGCGCTCGAGGACGCGCCGGACCCGCCGCCGAGCAATCCTGCGCCGAAGACAGACTCCCATCTTCCGCCGGTGGTTCTTCAGTTTCGGCCGCCCTATGGAGAACTGCAGAAGCTGTTGCGCAGCTGGACGacggccgtgtacaccgtgaagcctgcggggcgagacctatacagggtcacactccgcactgctgatgactatcgccgggtcacccaggaggcgtctgagcgtg gaagtgcgtgcccccgtccgccctccgagaagcctacatgtgcactctgtggcggtgctcatgtggccagttatcgtgggtgtgaggtATGGAAGCGTGCCATTGCTCGCCAGCGTGGCCAAACACCAGCGCCACATCAGAAGAAGCTCGCAACGAGACGGCCAGGCGTCTCTTTCGCGGCGGCAACGTCAGGGACGCCCTCCGCCGCCCCGGCTACGTCGGTTCCTGCTCCCGCCGCATCCGAGGCCGTACCGACACCGgaggctcctgcgcctccaccacCGCCGCCAGTGGCGGTACCGGGTACTGCCTCTCCCGGGCCGTCGGCCGGACCGCGCCCCACCAACCGCCGGCGCGGGGGTCACCGCCCAGTGGGTACCCAACGCTCAGCACCGTCcgtcgagcagccccaggtggactctcacagcgaagcagccacgccccccctttcctgcgccggggccgcgccggctgtctccaccgctgacctggccaacctcgtcgcgcagctcacagccctggtgaccagtgctacgaagttgattgaagtcctgtcgcagcaactcaccgctgcagtgccgatGGCCTCTCCGGCCCCAACCGCTGCCAACACTCAACAGCCGCACCATGGCCagcgttag